The following coding sequences lie in one Gorilla gorilla gorilla isolate KB3781 chromosome 5, NHGRI_mGorGor1-v2.1_pri, whole genome shotgun sequence genomic window:
- the RPP21 gene encoding ribonuclease P protein subunit p21 isoform X2: MAGPVKDREAFQRLNFLYQAAHCVLAQDPENQALARFYCYTERTIAKRLVLRRDPSVKRTLCRGCSSLLVPGLTCTQRQRRCRGQRWTVQTCLTCQRSQRFLNDPGHLLWGDRAEAQLGSQADSKPLQPLPNTAHSISDRLPEEKMQTRGSSNQ; encoded by the exons ATGGCGGGGCCGGTGAAGGACCGCGAGGCCTTCCAGAGGCTTAACTTCCTGTACCAG GCCGCCCATTGTGTCCTTGCCCAGGACCCCGAGAACCAGGCGCTGGCGAGGTTTTACTGCTACACTGAGAGGACCATTGCGAAGCGGCTCGTCTTGCGGCG GGATCCCTCGGTGAAGAGGACTCTCTGTCGAGGCTGCTCTTCCCTCCTCGTCCCGGGCCTCACCTGCACCCAGCGCCAGAGAC GCTGCAGGGGACAGCGCTGGACCGTACAGACCTGCCTAACATGCCAGCGCAGCCAACGCTTCCTCAATGATCCCGGGCATTTACTCTGGGGAGACAGGGCTGAGGCCCAGCTCGGGAGCCAAGCAG ATTCCAAACCACTACAACCCTTGCCAAACACAGCCCACTCCATTTCAGACCGCCTTCCTGAGGAGAAAATGCAGACTCGGGGTTCCAGTAACCAGTGA
- the TRIM39 gene encoding E3 ubiquitin-protein ligase TRIM39 isoform X2: MAETSLLEAGASAASTAAALENLQVEASCSVCLEYLKEPVIIECGHNFCKACITRWWEDLERDFPCPVCRKTSRYRSLRPNRQLGSMVEIAKQLQAVKRKIRDESLCPQHHEALSLFCYEDQEAVCLICAISHTHRAHTVVPLDDATQEYKEKLQKCLEPLEQKLQEITRCKSSEEKKPGELKRLVESRRQQILREFEELHRRLDEEQQVLLSRLEEEEQDILQRLRENAAHLGDKRRDLAHLAAEVEGKCLQSGFEMLKDVKSTLEKCEKVKTMEVTSVSIELEKNFSNFPRQYFALRKILKQLIADVTLDPETAHPNLVLSEDRKSVKFVETRLRDLPDTPRRFTFYPCVLATEGFTSGRHYWEVEVGDKTHWAVGVCRDSVSRKGELTPLPETGYWRVRLWNGDKYAATTTPFTPLHIKVKPKRVGIFLDYEAGTLSFYNVTDRSHIYTFTDTFTEKLWPLFYPGIRAGRKNAAPLTIRPPTDWE; this comes from the exons ATGGCAGAGACAAGTCTGTTAGAGGCTGGGGCCTCTGCAGCCTCTACAGCTGCGGCTTTGGAGAACTTACAGGTGGAGGCGAGCTGCTCTGTGTGCCTGGAGTATCTGAAGGAACCTGTCATCATTGAGTGTGGGCACAACTTCTGCAAAGCTTGCATCACCCGCTGGTGGGAGGATCTAGAGAGGGACTTCCCTTGTCCTGTCTGTCGAAAGACATCCCGCTACCGCAGTCTCCGACCTAATCGGCAACTAGGCAGTATGGTGGAAATTGCCAAGCAGCTCCAAGCCGTCAAGCGGAAGATCCGGGATGAGAGCCTCTGCCCCCAACACCATGAGGCCCTCAGCCTTTTCTGTTATGAGGACCAGGAGGCTGTATGCTTGATATGTGCAATTTCCCACACCCACCGGGCCCACACCGTTGTGCCACTGGACGACGCTACACAGGAGTACAAG GAAAAACTGCAGAAGTGTCTGGAGCCCCTGGAACAGAAGCTGCAGGAGATCACTCGCTGCAAGTCCTCTGAGGAGAAGAAGCCTGGTGAGCTCAAG AGACTAGTGGAAAGTCGCCGACAGCAGATCTTAAGGGAGTTTGAAGAGCTTCATAGGCGGCTGGATGAAGAGCAGCAGGTGTTGCTTTCACGACTGGAAGAAGAGGAACAGGACATTCTGCAGCGACTCCGAGAAAATGCTGCTCACCTTGGGGACAAGCGCCGGGACCTGGCCCACTTGGCTGCTGAGGTGGAGGGCAAGTGCTTACAGTCAGGCTTCGAGATGCTTAAG gATGTCAAAAGTACCCTGGAAAA ATGTGAAAAGGTGAAGACCATGGAGGTGACTTCAGTATCCATAGAGCTGGAAAAGAACTTCAGCAATTTCCCCCGACAGTACTTTGCCCTAAGGAAAATCCTTAAACAGCTAATTG CGGATGTGACCCTGGACCCTGAGACAGCTCATCCTAACCTAGTCCTGTCAGAGGATCGTAAGAGCGTCAAGTTCGTGGAGACAAGACTCCGGGATCTCCCTGACACACCAAGGCGTTTCACCTTCTACCCTTGCGTCCTGGCTACTGAGGGTTTCACCTCAGGTCGACactactgggaggtggaggtgggcgacAAGACCCACTGGGCAGTGGGTGTATGCCGGGACTCCGTGAGCCGAAAGGGCGAGTTGACTCCACTCCCTGAGACTGGCTACTGGCGGGTGCGGCTATGGAATGGGGACAAATAtgcagccaccaccacacctttTACCCCTTTGCACATCAAGGTGAAACCCAAGCGGGTAGGCATATTCCTAGACTATGAGGCCGGCACACTGTCTTTCTACAATGTCACAGACCGCTCTCATATCTACACCTTCACTGATACTTTTACTGAGAAACTTTGGCCCCTCTTCTACCCAGGCATCCGGGCTGGACGGAAGAATGCTGCACCACTTACCATCAGGCCCCCAACAGATTGGGAGTGA
- the RPP21 gene encoding ribonuclease P protein subunit p21 isoform X3, protein MAGPVKDREAFQRLNFLYQAAHCVLAQDPENQALARFYCYTERTIAKRLVLRRDPSVKRTLCRGCSSLLVPGLTCTQRQRRCRGQRWTVQTCLTCQRSQRFLNDPGHLLWGDRAEAQLGSQAGERFQTTTTLAKHSPLHFRPPS, encoded by the exons ATGGCGGGGCCGGTGAAGGACCGCGAGGCCTTCCAGAGGCTTAACTTCCTGTACCAG GCCGCCCATTGTGTCCTTGCCCAGGACCCCGAGAACCAGGCGCTGGCGAGGTTTTACTGCTACACTGAGAGGACCATTGCGAAGCGGCTCGTCTTGCGGCG GGATCCCTCGGTGAAGAGGACTCTCTGTCGAGGCTGCTCTTCCCTCCTCGTCCCGGGCCTCACCTGCACCCAGCGCCAGAGAC GCTGCAGGGGACAGCGCTGGACCGTACAGACCTGCCTAACATGCCAGCGCAGCCAACGCTTCCTCAATGATCCCGGGCATTTACTCTGGGGAGACAGGGCTGAGGCCCAGCTCGGGAGCCAAGCAGGTGAGAG ATTCCAAACCACTACAACCCTTGCCAAACACAGCCCACTCCATTTCAGACCGCCTTCCTGA
- the TRIM39 gene encoding E3 ubiquitin-protein ligase TRIM39 isoform X1, protein MAETSLLEAGASAASTAAALENLQVEASCSVCLEYLKEPVIIECGHNFCKACITRWWEDLERDFPCPVCRKTSRYRSLRPNRQLGSMVEIAKQLQAVKRKIRDESLCPQHHEALSLFCYEDQEAVCLICAISHTHRAHTVVPLDDATQEYKEKLQKCLEPLEQKLQEITRCKSSEEKKPGELKRLVESRRQQILREFEELHRRLDEEQQVLLSRLEEEEQDILQRLRENAAHLGDKRRDLAHLAAEVEGKCLQSGFEMLKDVKSTLEKNIPRKFGSSLSRICPRDHKALLGLVKEINRCEKVKTMEVTSVSIELEKNFSNFPRQYFALRKILKQLIADVTLDPETAHPNLVLSEDRKSVKFVETRLRDLPDTPRRFTFYPCVLATEGFTSGRHYWEVEVGDKTHWAVGVCRDSVSRKGELTPLPETGYWRVRLWNGDKYAATTTPFTPLHIKVKPKRVGIFLDYEAGTLSFYNVTDRSHIYTFTDTFTEKLWPLFYPGIRAGRKNAAPLTIRPPTDWE, encoded by the exons ATGGCAGAGACAAGTCTGTTAGAGGCTGGGGCCTCTGCAGCCTCTACAGCTGCGGCTTTGGAGAACTTACAGGTGGAGGCGAGCTGCTCTGTGTGCCTGGAGTATCTGAAGGAACCTGTCATCATTGAGTGTGGGCACAACTTCTGCAAAGCTTGCATCACCCGCTGGTGGGAGGATCTAGAGAGGGACTTCCCTTGTCCTGTCTGTCGAAAGACATCCCGCTACCGCAGTCTCCGACCTAATCGGCAACTAGGCAGTATGGTGGAAATTGCCAAGCAGCTCCAAGCCGTCAAGCGGAAGATCCGGGATGAGAGCCTCTGCCCCCAACACCATGAGGCCCTCAGCCTTTTCTGTTATGAGGACCAGGAGGCTGTATGCTTGATATGTGCAATTTCCCACACCCACCGGGCCCACACCGTTGTGCCACTGGACGACGCTACACAGGAGTACAAG GAAAAACTGCAGAAGTGTCTGGAGCCCCTGGAACAGAAGCTGCAGGAGATCACTCGCTGCAAGTCCTCTGAGGAGAAGAAGCCTGGTGAGCTCAAG AGACTAGTGGAAAGTCGCCGACAGCAGATCTTAAGGGAGTTTGAAGAGCTTCATAGGCGGCTGGATGAAGAGCAGCAGGTGTTGCTTTCACGACTGGAAGAAGAGGAACAGGACATTCTGCAGCGACTCCGAGAAAATGCTGCTCACCTTGGGGACAAGCGCCGGGACCTGGCCCACTTGGCTGCTGAGGTGGAGGGCAAGTGCTTACAGTCAGGCTTCGAGATGCTTAAG gATGTCAAAAGTACCCTGGAAAA GAATATTCCTAGAAAGTTCGGAAGCTCACTCTCAAGGATCTGTCCACGGGATCATAAGGCTCTCCTTGGATTAGTAAAAGAAATCAACAG ATGTGAAAAGGTGAAGACCATGGAGGTGACTTCAGTATCCATAGAGCTGGAAAAGAACTTCAGCAATTTCCCCCGACAGTACTTTGCCCTAAGGAAAATCCTTAAACAGCTAATTG CGGATGTGACCCTGGACCCTGAGACAGCTCATCCTAACCTAGTCCTGTCAGAGGATCGTAAGAGCGTCAAGTTCGTGGAGACAAGACTCCGGGATCTCCCTGACACACCAAGGCGTTTCACCTTCTACCCTTGCGTCCTGGCTACTGAGGGTTTCACCTCAGGTCGACactactgggaggtggaggtgggcgacAAGACCCACTGGGCAGTGGGTGTATGCCGGGACTCCGTGAGCCGAAAGGGCGAGTTGACTCCACTCCCTGAGACTGGCTACTGGCGGGTGCGGCTATGGAATGGGGACAAATAtgcagccaccaccacacctttTACCCCTTTGCACATCAAGGTGAAACCCAAGCGGGTAGGCATATTCCTAGACTATGAGGCCGGCACACTGTCTTTCTACAATGTCACAGACCGCTCTCATATCTACACCTTCACTGATACTTTTACTGAGAAACTTTGGCCCCTCTTCTACCCAGGCATCCGGGCTGGACGGAAGAATGCTGCACCACTTACCATCAGGCCCCCAACAGATTGGGAGTGA
- the RPP21 gene encoding ribonuclease P protein subunit p21 isoform X1, with the protein MAGPVKDREAFQRLNFLYQVSLRQGPHGDGARRPRVTASLPQAAHCVLAQDPENQALARFYCYTERTIAKRLVLRRDPSVKRTLCRGCSSLLVPGLTCTQRQRRCRGQRWTVQTCLTCQRSQRFLNDPGHLLWGDRAEAQLGSQADSKPLQPLPNTAHSISDRLPEEKMQTRGSSNQ; encoded by the exons ATGGCGGGGCCGGTGAAGGACCGCGAGGCCTTCCAGAGGCTTAACTTCCTGTACCAGGTGAGTCTGCGACAAGGGCCCCACGGGGACGGTGCTCGGCGTCCCAGAGTGACTGCTTCCCTCCCGCAGGCCGCCCATTGTGTCCTTGCCCAGGACCCCGAGAACCAGGCGCTGGCGAGGTTTTACTGCTACACTGAGAGGACCATTGCGAAGCGGCTCGTCTTGCGGCG GGATCCCTCGGTGAAGAGGACTCTCTGTCGAGGCTGCTCTTCCCTCCTCGTCCCGGGCCTCACCTGCACCCAGCGCCAGAGAC GCTGCAGGGGACAGCGCTGGACCGTACAGACCTGCCTAACATGCCAGCGCAGCCAACGCTTCCTCAATGATCCCGGGCATTTACTCTGGGGAGACAGGGCTGAGGCCCAGCTCGGGAGCCAAGCAG ATTCCAAACCACTACAACCCTTGCCAAACACAGCCCACTCCATTTCAGACCGCCTTCCTGAGGAGAAAATGCAGACTCGGGGTTCCAGTAACCAGTGA